A window of Corallococcus macrosporus DSM 14697 contains these coding sequences:
- a CDS encoding CgeB family protein — protein MSRGLRIAFFGSSLVSAYWNGAATYYRGLIRALHARGHQVTFYEPDAFERQQHRDMADPDWARVVVYTEQGTEAVERCLEEAGRADVVVKASGVGVFDALLEARVLDLKRPGVQVVFWDVDAPATLERLERQPDDPLRALVPRYDHVFTYGGGAPVVTAYRALGARRCVPIYNALDPTTHHPAPADARFQGDLAFLGNRLPDREARVEDFFLRAAALLPASRFLLGGSGWAARPLPANVTNLGHVYTHEHNALNCSARAVLNIHRDSMARFGFSPATRVFEAAGAGACLITDAFEGVELFLEPGREVLVARSGEEVAEHVRRLTAPEARGIGQAALRRVLAGHTYLHRVSQVEAALGLRAAPATAARECVA, from the coding sequence ATGAGCAGGGGACTTCGCATCGCATTCTTTGGCTCCAGCCTCGTCTCCGCCTACTGGAACGGCGCGGCCACCTACTACCGAGGCCTCATCCGCGCCCTGCATGCGCGGGGGCACCAGGTGACCTTCTACGAGCCGGACGCCTTCGAGCGGCAGCAACACCGGGACATGGCGGACCCGGACTGGGCGCGGGTGGTCGTCTACACCGAGCAGGGGACGGAGGCCGTGGAGCGGTGCCTGGAGGAGGCGGGGCGCGCCGACGTGGTGGTGAAGGCCAGCGGCGTGGGCGTGTTCGATGCCCTGCTGGAGGCCCGCGTGCTCGACCTGAAGCGTCCCGGCGTCCAGGTGGTGTTCTGGGACGTGGACGCGCCCGCCACGCTGGAGCGGCTGGAGCGCCAGCCGGACGACCCGCTCCGCGCGCTCGTGCCCCGGTATGACCACGTCTTCACCTATGGCGGCGGCGCGCCGGTGGTGACCGCCTACCGGGCGCTGGGGGCGCGGCGGTGCGTGCCCATCTACAACGCGCTGGACCCCACCACGCACCACCCGGCGCCCGCGGACGCCCGCTTCCAGGGGGACCTGGCCTTCCTGGGCAACCGGCTGCCGGACCGGGAGGCCCGGGTGGAGGACTTCTTCCTCCGGGCCGCGGCGCTGTTGCCCGCCTCGCGCTTCCTGTTGGGGGGCAGTGGCTGGGCGGCGCGGCCCCTCCCCGCCAACGTGACGAACCTGGGCCACGTCTACACGCACGAGCACAACGCGCTGAACTGCTCGGCCAGGGCGGTGCTCAACATCCACCGCGACAGCATGGCGCGCTTCGGCTTCTCGCCCGCCACGCGCGTCTTCGAGGCCGCGGGCGCGGGCGCCTGCCTCATCACCGATGCCTTCGAGGGCGTGGAGCTGTTCCTGGAGCCAGGGCGGGAGGTGCTGGTGGCGCGCTCCGGGGAGGAGGTGGCCGAGCACGTCCGCCGGCTCACGGCGCCCGAGGCCCGGGGCATCGGCCAGGCGGCGCTCCGGCGGGTGCTGGCCGGGCACACGTACCTGCACCGCGTCTCTCAAGTGGAAGCGGCGCTGGGCCTTCGCGCCGCGCCCGCCACCGCGGCGCGGGAGTGTGTCGCATGA
- a CDS encoding CgeB family protein, translating into MKVVILGLSITSSWGNGHATTYRGLVRELARRGHDVLFLERDVPWYAANRDLPRPPYGRTELYASLEDLAGRFAEDVRRADLAMVGSYVPRGAAVGEWVQRTARGVTAFYDIDTPVTLALLERGACDYLRPELVPGYRLYLSFTGGPTLARIERALGAPAARPLYCSCDPELYAPAACEPRWALGYLGTYSEDRQPVLERLMLEAARAWPEGRFAVAGPQYPGHLQWPRNVTRVEHLAPPEHPAFYNAQRFTLNVTRADMVRAGYSPSVRLFEAAACGVPIISDAWPGLETFFEPGRELFVSRSGEETLRYLQEVSAPERRAMGARARQRVLSEHTAEHRARTLEAYVLDAARGG; encoded by the coding sequence ATGAAGGTCGTCATCCTCGGGCTGTCCATCACCTCCAGTTGGGGCAACGGCCACGCGACGACCTATCGCGGGCTGGTGCGCGAGCTGGCGCGGCGTGGGCACGACGTGCTGTTCCTGGAGCGGGACGTGCCCTGGTACGCCGCCAACCGGGACTTGCCGCGGCCGCCCTACGGACGCACCGAGCTGTACGCCAGCCTGGAGGACCTGGCCGGGCGCTTCGCCGAGGACGTGCGCCGGGCGGACCTGGCCATGGTGGGCTCCTACGTCCCGCGGGGCGCGGCGGTGGGGGAGTGGGTGCAGCGGACCGCGCGGGGCGTCACCGCCTTCTATGACATCGACACCCCGGTGACGCTGGCGCTGCTGGAGCGCGGGGCGTGCGACTACCTCCGGCCGGAGCTCGTGCCGGGGTACCGGCTCTACCTGTCCTTCACCGGGGGGCCCACCCTGGCGCGCATCGAGCGGGCGCTGGGCGCCCCCGCCGCGCGGCCGCTCTACTGTAGCTGTGACCCGGAGCTGTACGCCCCGGCCGCGTGCGAGCCGCGCTGGGCGCTGGGCTACCTGGGGACCTACAGCGAGGACCGGCAGCCGGTGCTGGAGCGGTTGATGTTGGAGGCCGCGCGGGCGTGGCCCGAAGGCCGCTTCGCCGTCGCGGGCCCTCAGTACCCCGGACACCTCCAATGGCCGCGGAACGTCACGCGCGTGGAGCACCTGGCGCCGCCCGAGCACCCCGCCTTCTACAACGCCCAGCGCTTCACGCTGAACGTCACCCGCGCGGACATGGTGCGGGCGGGCTACTCGCCCAGCGTGCGCCTCTTCGAGGCCGCGGCCTGCGGGGTCCCCATCATCAGTGACGCCTGGCCGGGCCTGGAGACCTTCTTCGAGCCGGGGCGGGAGCTCTTCGTCTCACGCTCGGGCGAGGAGACCTTGCGCTACCTCCAGGAGGTCTCAGCGCCGGAGCGGCGGGCCATGGGCGCACGGGCACGCCAGCGCGTGCTGTCCGAGCACACCGCGGAGCACCGGGCGCGGACGTTGGAGGCGTACGTCCTGGACGCGGCGCGAGGGGGCTAG
- a CDS encoding UDP-glucose dehydrogenase family protein — protein sequence MRIAIIGTGYVGLVAGTCFAESGHDVTCVDLDARKVEALRRGELPLYEPGLEELVRRNVAARRLRFTGHLPEAVSPAQVVFIAVGTPQSERGSADLQYVLAAAEQIGRALRHYTVIVNKSTVPVGTSDQVRAVVARNTDVVFDVVSNPEFLKEGAALDDFLKPDRVVIGATSERARKLMADLYAPFVRTENPILFMDPHSAELTKYAANAMLATRISFMNDMALLCERVGANVDLVRKGMGADRRIGYAFLYPGIGYGGSCFPKDVRALMSTARDAGLELDLLRAVESTNTRQKRCLLGKALKHYGSLADHTFAVWGLAFKPKTDDMREAPSVELIEGLLGKGARVQCHDPVAGAVARQYFGDRVAYAPTCYEAAEGADGVFLVTEWNEFRRPDLKRLRALMRRPIIFDGRNVLDPRLARSEGFTYIGVGRD from the coding sequence ATGCGGATTGCCATCATCGGGACGGGGTACGTGGGGCTCGTGGCGGGGACCTGCTTCGCGGAGTCGGGGCACGACGTCACCTGCGTGGACCTGGACGCGCGCAAGGTGGAGGCGCTGCGGCGCGGGGAGCTTCCCCTCTACGAGCCGGGCCTGGAGGAGCTGGTGCGGCGCAACGTCGCCGCGCGCCGCCTGCGCTTCACCGGGCACCTGCCGGAGGCGGTGTCTCCCGCCCAGGTGGTGTTCATCGCGGTGGGCACGCCGCAGTCGGAGCGGGGGAGCGCGGACCTTCAATACGTGCTCGCCGCCGCGGAGCAGATTGGCCGGGCCCTGCGCCACTACACCGTCATCGTGAACAAGAGCACCGTGCCCGTCGGGACGTCGGACCAGGTGCGGGCCGTGGTGGCGCGGAACACCGACGTGGTGTTCGACGTCGTGTCCAACCCGGAGTTCCTCAAGGAGGGCGCCGCGCTGGACGACTTCCTCAAGCCGGACCGGGTCGTCATCGGCGCGACGTCCGAGCGCGCCCGCAAGCTGATGGCCGACCTGTACGCCCCCTTCGTGCGGACGGAGAACCCCATCCTCTTCATGGACCCGCACTCGGCGGAGCTCACCAAGTACGCCGCCAACGCCATGCTGGCCACGCGCATCTCGTTCATGAACGACATGGCCCTGCTGTGCGAGCGCGTGGGCGCCAACGTGGACCTGGTGCGCAAGGGCATGGGCGCGGACCGCCGCATCGGCTACGCGTTCCTCTACCCGGGCATCGGCTACGGAGGGAGCTGCTTCCCCAAGGACGTGCGGGCGCTGATGTCCACCGCGCGCGACGCGGGGCTGGAGCTGGACCTGCTGAGGGCCGTGGAGTCCACGAACACGCGCCAGAAGCGCTGCCTGCTCGGCAAGGCCTTGAAGCACTACGGCAGCCTCGCCGACCACACCTTCGCGGTGTGGGGCCTGGCCTTCAAGCCGAAGACGGACGACATGCGCGAGGCCCCGTCCGTGGAGCTCATCGAGGGGCTGCTGGGCAAGGGCGCGCGCGTGCAGTGCCACGACCCGGTGGCCGGCGCCGTGGCCCGGCAGTACTTCGGGGACCGGGTGGCGTACGCGCCCACCTGCTACGAAGCCGCCGAGGGCGCGGATGGCGTCTTCCTCGTCACCGAGTGGAACGAGTTCCGCCGCCCCGACCTCAAGCGCCTCCGGGCGTTGATGCGCAGGCCCATCATCTTCGATGGCCGCAACGTGCTCGACCCGCGGCTCGCCCGGAGCGAGGGCTTCACCTACATCGGCGTCGGACGGGACTGA
- a CDS encoding glycosyltransferase family 39 protein produces the protein MRADSQTVPAPPDAFQKRLDGLLIAALVVWGLTQLAPHLAHPAIYIWDESMHQAATRGTHDTFFTPHLYKDPLYPTDPRHWWAAHVWMHKPTGPFWFGALMMHVVGVTPLALRLASLLGHLAAAVSIYLIARRPAGRPWAVLGAAGFLAMPFGWQLVQGRFFGDVTDCTLTGCNAVAVALLFHATRQGSWRWGVAAGAAVGLGFLCKTGLALTPLGIAGTLWALGRLRFCPGPSFGTVVAMVGAAVLLAAPWSLYSAWRWPELHELEARVTRAHLFHDPTVDVGPWHRPVDALFNEVNTQSLAPLPPVVPVLAFGWLLVRALRRRELEVVGLALWVGATWFVLTLGVVKVPAIAWGAVPAVLAALAISGADARRHPALAAALLAGLFTPWFIQHLPALGRVRAALPPVLAQTRERPGLAEGLVVVAVAALLVGLVCRLLPRKLSWAPLGVGLLASAVLAWHLAVTLPVARARYLSDHLDDLYVTYSREVGRALDQQTPARSVLFLAQDFDVPHAMEYLSLMFWSNRMAYRRPPDVPTARRHRYHPYLVSPLAERYAPVPGVPPDAALRAYDLLAPRPAPAALPDGVTPLSFREKNMEVLGVAVGHAGGGRDRYAFFVRAHGAPHSLRVVFQGRGGRLERSLDPGAARRRDAALRNASWFIVPVLGPPGADVTHLELGSDGQQVTLSLPGA, from the coding sequence ATGCGCGCCGACTCCCAGACGGTCCCTGCTCCTCCCGACGCCTTCCAGAAGCGACTGGACGGGCTGCTCATCGCGGCGCTCGTCGTCTGGGGGTTGACCCAGCTCGCGCCGCACCTGGCCCACCCGGCCATCTACATCTGGGACGAGTCGATGCATCAGGCCGCCACGCGCGGCACGCACGACACCTTCTTCACGCCGCACCTCTACAAGGACCCGCTCTATCCCACCGACCCGCGCCATTGGTGGGCCGCGCACGTGTGGATGCACAAGCCCACGGGGCCCTTCTGGTTCGGGGCGCTGATGATGCACGTGGTGGGCGTGACGCCGCTGGCGTTGCGGCTGGCCTCGCTGCTGGGCCACCTGGCCGCGGCGGTGTCCATCTACCTCATCGCGCGCAGGCCCGCCGGGCGGCCGTGGGCCGTGCTGGGCGCGGCGGGCTTCCTGGCCATGCCCTTCGGCTGGCAGCTCGTCCAGGGGCGCTTCTTCGGCGACGTGACGGATTGCACCCTGACGGGCTGCAACGCCGTGGCCGTGGCGCTCCTGTTCCATGCCACGCGTCAGGGCTCCTGGCGGTGGGGCGTGGCGGCGGGGGCGGCGGTGGGGCTGGGCTTCCTCTGCAAGACGGGGCTCGCGCTGACGCCCCTGGGCATCGCCGGGACGCTGTGGGCGCTGGGCCGGCTGCGCTTCTGCCCGGGGCCGAGCTTCGGCACGGTGGTGGCCATGGTGGGCGCGGCCGTGCTCCTGGCGGCGCCGTGGAGCCTCTACTCCGCGTGGCGCTGGCCCGAGCTGCACGAGCTGGAGGCGCGGGTGACGCGCGCGCACCTCTTCCACGACCCGACGGTGGACGTGGGGCCCTGGCACCGGCCGGTGGACGCCCTCTTCAACGAGGTCAACACCCAGAGCCTCGCGCCGCTGCCGCCGGTGGTGCCCGTGCTCGCCTTCGGGTGGCTGCTGGTGCGCGCCTTGCGCCGGCGGGAGCTGGAGGTGGTGGGGCTGGCGTTGTGGGTGGGCGCCACCTGGTTCGTGTTGACGCTGGGGGTGGTGAAGGTGCCCGCCATCGCGTGGGGGGCGGTGCCCGCCGTCCTGGCCGCGCTGGCCATCTCGGGCGCGGACGCCAGACGCCATCCCGCGCTGGCGGCGGCCTTGCTGGCCGGACTCTTCACGCCGTGGTTCATCCAGCACCTGCCCGCGCTGGGCCGGGTGCGGGCCGCGCTGCCCCCGGTGCTGGCGCAGACCCGGGAGCGCCCCGGGCTGGCGGAAGGGCTGGTGGTGGTGGCCGTCGCGGCGCTGCTCGTCGGGCTGGTGTGCCGGCTCCTGCCGCGGAAGCTGTCCTGGGCGCCCCTGGGCGTGGGGCTGCTGGCCTCGGCCGTGCTCGCGTGGCACCTGGCCGTCACCCTGCCGGTGGCGAGGGCGCGCTATCTGTCCGACCACCTCGACGACTTGTACGTCACGTATTCGCGTGAAGTCGGCCGCGCGCTCGACCAGCAGACGCCCGCGCGCAGTGTGCTGTTCCTCGCCCAGGACTTCGACGTGCCGCACGCCATGGAGTACCTGAGCCTCATGTTCTGGAGCAACCGCATGGCGTACCGGCGGCCGCCAGACGTGCCAACCGCCCGGAGGCACCGCTACCACCCCTACCTCGTGTCGCCGCTCGCGGAGCGCTACGCCCCCGTTCCCGGCGTTCCTCCGGACGCCGCGCTGCGCGCCTATGACCTGCTGGCACCCCGGCCCGCTCCCGCCGCCCTGCCGGACGGCGTGACGCCGCTGTCCTTCCGCGAGAAGAACATGGAGGTGCTGGGCGTCGCGGTGGGCCACGCCGGCGGAGGTCGTGACCGGTATGCCTTCTTCGTCCGGGCCCATGGCGCGCCCCACTCGCTGCGCGTCGTCTTCCAGGGGCGGGGGGGCCGTCTGGAGCGCAGCCTGGACCCCGGGGCCGCGCGGCGGAGGGACGCGGCGCTGCGCAACGCGAGCTGGTTCATCGTGCCCGTGCTGGGGCCTCCCGGCGCCGACGTGACGCACCTGGAGCTGGGCAGCGACGGCCAGCAGGTGACGCTCTCCCTCCCTGGCGCCTGA
- a CDS encoding Rrf2 family transcriptional regulator, with protein sequence MRRDSRLSVALHVLLHMEDMGPVVTSEAMGRLMKANPVVVRRTMAGLREAGILTSVKGHGGGWSLARPLDEVTLGDVYEALGTPALFSIGPRDESPGCLVEQAVNTALEAALDEAAALLLRKLRNTTVAELGRGVRRRHARAAKQRARPRA encoded by the coding sequence ATGAGACGCGACAGTCGGCTCTCCGTCGCCTTGCATGTCCTCCTCCACATGGAGGACATGGGGCCGGTGGTGACGTCGGAGGCGATGGGGCGGCTGATGAAGGCCAATCCCGTGGTGGTCCGGCGCACCATGGCCGGCCTCCGGGAGGCGGGCATCCTGACCTCGGTGAAGGGGCATGGTGGAGGTTGGTCACTGGCACGCCCGCTGGATGAGGTGACGCTGGGGGACGTGTATGAAGCGCTGGGGACACCCGCGCTCTTCAGCATCGGCCCCCGGGATGAGAGCCCGGGCTGTCTCGTGGAGCAGGCCGTCAATACGGCGCTGGAAGCGGCGCTGGATGAGGCGGCCGCGCTGCTCCTGCGGAAACTTCGCAACACGACCGTGGCGGAGCTTGGCCGCGGTGTTCGTCGCCGTCACGCCCGTGCGGCGAAGCAGCGCGCGAGGCCTCGTGCCTGA
- a CDS encoding alpha/beta fold hydrolase codes for MAGITHRTVKANGINLHVAEAGTGPLVLLVHGWPESWYSWRHQLPALAAAGFHAVAPDVRGYGGSDKPEAIEAYSMKNLVADAVGLLDALGERTAIVVGHDWGSAVAWTCAALHPDRFRAVVGMSVPHLGRAPMPPMQLFQRMFGEKWFYILYFQEPGVAEAELEADVAKSVRTILAGTPGFDVTNPTVLAKKKGDGFLEGLDVPETLPGWLTEADVAYFAKELAGSGFRGGLNRYRNMDRDWHELPELATATIQQPALYLVGEKDPVRAFSPVDPMKALVPNLADIQVIPGAGHWVQQERAEEVNAALVAFLRTLPA; via the coding sequence ATGGCAGGCATCACGCATCGAACCGTCAAGGCGAATGGCATCAACCTGCACGTCGCGGAGGCGGGCACGGGGCCGCTCGTGCTGCTCGTGCATGGCTGGCCGGAGTCCTGGTACTCGTGGCGCCACCAGCTTCCGGCGCTGGCGGCGGCCGGCTTCCACGCCGTGGCCCCGGACGTCCGGGGCTATGGCGGCAGCGACAAGCCGGAGGCCATCGAGGCGTACAGCATGAAGAACCTGGTGGCGGACGCGGTCGGTCTGCTCGACGCGCTGGGGGAGCGGACCGCCATCGTCGTGGGGCATGACTGGGGCTCCGCGGTGGCCTGGACCTGCGCCGCCCTGCATCCGGACCGCTTCCGCGCGGTGGTGGGCATGAGTGTCCCCCACCTGGGCCGCGCGCCCATGCCGCCGATGCAGCTCTTCCAGCGCATGTTCGGCGAGAAGTGGTTCTACATCCTCTACTTCCAGGAGCCCGGCGTGGCGGAGGCGGAGCTCGAGGCGGACGTTGCGAAGTCGGTCCGGACGATCCTCGCGGGCACTCCGGGCTTCGATGTGACGAATCCCACGGTGCTGGCGAAGAAGAAGGGGGATGGCTTCCTCGAGGGGCTCGACGTGCCGGAGACGTTGCCCGGCTGGCTCACCGAGGCGGACGTCGCGTACTTCGCCAAGGAGCTGGCTGGCAGTGGCTTCCGGGGCGGGCTCAATCGCTACCGGAACATGGACCGGGACTGGCACGAGCTGCCCGAGCTGGCGACGGCCACCATCCAGCAGCCGGCGCTCTACCTCGTCGGAGAGAAGGACCCGGTGCGTGCCTTCTCGCCCGTCGACCCCATGAAGGCCCTGGTGCCCAACCTCGCCGACATCCAGGTCATTCCAGGCGCGGGGCATTGGGTCCAGCAGGAGCGCGCCGAGGAGGTCAACGCCGCGCTGGTGGCCTTCCTGAGGACGCTGCCCGCCTGA
- a CDS encoding GFA family protein, whose translation MSADSTEVALMVIPGKCHCGNLSFTLVWEPSPDEIPARACGCSFCTRHGGVWTSHPGGTLRLTVQEPSQVSRYVFGTRTAEFHTCCRCGVVPVVTSLIDGRLYAVVNVNAFEGIDPARIRRATGSFDNEDTETRLARRKRNWISNVELLQAPRP comes from the coding sequence GTGAGCGCCGACTCAACGGAGGTCGCGCTCATGGTGATTCCAGGGAAGTGCCACTGCGGGAACCTGTCCTTCACGCTCGTCTGGGAGCCGAGTCCAGACGAGATTCCCGCGCGGGCCTGTGGCTGCTCGTTCTGCACCCGGCACGGAGGCGTCTGGACCTCTCACCCTGGCGGGACGCTCCGCCTCACGGTCCAGGAGCCGTCACAGGTCTCCCGGTATGTCTTTGGCACGCGGACCGCGGAGTTCCACACGTGTTGCCGGTGTGGCGTCGTTCCCGTGGTGACGAGCCTCATCGATGGCCGGCTCTACGCGGTCGTCAACGTCAACGCGTTCGAGGGCATCGACCCGGCGCGGATTCGCCGCGCCACTGGCAGCTTCGACAACGAGGATACGGAGACGCGGCTCGCGCGCCGCAAGCGCAACTGGATTTCCAACGTGGAGCTTCTGCAGGCGCCGCGTCCCTGA
- a CDS encoding O-acetyl-ADP-ribose deacetylase: MSDERLVLMRGDITQVQADAIVNAANSALCGGGGVDGAIHRAAGPGLLAECRTLGRCPPGEARITGGHGLPARHVIHAVGPVWQGGGSGEETLLARCYWRAFSLMEQHGLGTIAFPSISTGAYGYPIERASRVALREILSALERMPTLQRVTVVLFSDRDLDVYQRARQALGNG; encoded by the coding sequence ATGAGCGACGAGCGACTGGTCCTGATGCGGGGAGACATCACCCAGGTCCAAGCGGATGCGATTGTGAATGCGGCCAACTCAGCGCTCTGTGGCGGCGGAGGCGTGGACGGCGCCATCCACCGCGCGGCGGGACCTGGACTCCTGGCCGAGTGCCGGACCCTGGGCCGCTGCCCGCCAGGCGAAGCCCGCATCACCGGCGGCCATGGGCTGCCCGCCAGACATGTCATCCATGCCGTGGGGCCCGTCTGGCAAGGCGGAGGAAGTGGCGAAGAGACGCTGCTCGCGCGCTGCTATTGGCGGGCCTTCTCGCTGATGGAACAGCACGGCCTGGGCACCATCGCGTTCCCGTCCATCTCCACCGGCGCCTACGGCTACCCCATCGAGCGAGCCTCACGGGTCGCCTTGCGTGAGATTCTGTCCGCGCTCGAGCGCATGCCCACCCTCCAGCGGGTGACTGTCGTCCTGTTCAGCGACAGGGACCTCGACGTCTATCAACGGGCACGCCAAGCCCTGGGGAACGGCTGA
- a CDS encoding DUF2652 domain-containing protein, with protein sequence MAIEKALLLIADIGGYTRFMSHHRFSLAHAQETVAQLLEAVIDASGPLKLAKLEGDAAFFYAVGDDFPTFARQVADIRRAFLARREQFVVDRMCKCDGCMQVSALTLKFVAHAGEVAFQRVKHLTELAGVDVILVHRMLKNDVPVTEYVLMTDTVHQRLEPELRQHTLGLEHDFEGMGRTATHYIDLNVFAIAAPEPVAPSLPRKLWAKVKMEWKSMKYVLGLKQPCEDFRNVEVVDERSP encoded by the coding sequence ATGGCGATAGAGAAGGCACTGCTGCTCATCGCGGATATCGGCGGGTACACCCGCTTCATGAGCCACCACCGCTTCAGCCTCGCGCACGCGCAGGAGACGGTGGCGCAGTTGCTCGAGGCCGTCATTGATGCCTCGGGGCCGCTCAAGCTCGCGAAGCTGGAAGGGGACGCGGCGTTCTTCTACGCCGTGGGCGACGACTTCCCCACCTTCGCCCGGCAGGTGGCGGACATCCGCCGCGCCTTCCTCGCGCGCAGGGAGCAGTTCGTCGTGGACCGGATGTGCAAGTGCGATGGCTGCATGCAGGTCAGCGCCCTGACGCTCAAGTTCGTGGCCCACGCCGGCGAAGTCGCCTTCCAGCGCGTGAAGCACCTCACCGAGCTGGCGGGCGTGGACGTCATCCTGGTGCACCGGATGCTGAAGAACGACGTCCCCGTCACGGAGTACGTCCTGATGACCGACACCGTGCATCAACGGCTGGAGCCCGAGCTCCGCCAGCACACCCTGGGCCTGGAGCACGACTTCGAGGGCATGGGGCGCACGGCGACGCACTACATCGACTTGAACGTGTTCGCCATCGCGGCCCCCGAGCCCGTGGCCCCGAGCCTGCCGCGCAAGCTCTGGGCGAAGGTGAAGATGGAGTGGAAGTCGATGAAGTACGTGCTGGGCCTCAAGCAGCCCTGCGAGGACTTCCGCAACGTCGAAGTCGTGGACGAACGGTCGCCGTAG
- a CDS encoding carboxylesterase/lipase family protein encodes MSVIKTPEVSTREGKVQGLVEGAISVFRGIPYAKPPTGALRWRAPERVNPWPGVREAYEFGYSALQSRQACIEGGGGDPGEMREDCLYLNVWTPRVDAGAKLPVVFWIHGGAFVIGSGRVPPYDGFHLAARDVVLVTFNYRLGHLGFFVHPALEKEHPGGPANFGLLDQMLALEWVRDNIAQFGGDPSNVTVMGQSAGAKSVLSLFTSPLVREKNLFRQGVAMSAYVLQEKSLSDAKLAGMAFAWRNGLDRLLATAEELRALSPEKFWMLPTDTVNAPSPIYGDSVLPEPIRESFERGSQLPLPLILGSTSDDSSVVSSFGIDPGTILERLGAFAPAIRQLYPDVDDDREIGRRMCRDFVFTVLPRMLASRHAASGAAAWRYYFDYNARLLVPRQRLGVPHGGEVPYFLETAADVPPSGEFFTDEDRTFLHQLVASLVQFARTGTPGPVAQVTWEGHTETQDRLLRLEVSPRMEADFERTILQAAESLIPILDSFARPPPPKLPRAASPSTSASGNARPELRP; translated from the coding sequence ATGAGTGTCATCAAAACGCCCGAGGTATCCACGAGGGAAGGCAAGGTGCAGGGCCTGGTGGAAGGGGCCATTTCTGTCTTCAGGGGTATCCCCTATGCAAAGCCTCCCACGGGCGCGCTCCGCTGGCGGGCGCCCGAGCGGGTCAATCCCTGGCCGGGGGTGCGCGAGGCGTACGAATTCGGCTACTCCGCGCTGCAGTCGCGTCAGGCTTGCATTGAAGGCGGCGGCGGAGACCCCGGCGAGATGCGCGAGGACTGCCTCTACCTCAACGTATGGACGCCCAGGGTGGACGCGGGCGCGAAGCTGCCGGTGGTGTTCTGGATTCACGGCGGGGCCTTCGTCATCGGCTCGGGCCGCGTGCCGCCCTATGACGGGTTTCACCTGGCGGCGCGCGACGTGGTGCTCGTGACCTTCAACTACCGGCTGGGGCACCTGGGCTTCTTCGTGCACCCGGCGCTGGAGAAGGAGCACCCGGGCGGGCCCGCGAACTTCGGCCTGCTGGACCAGATGCTGGCGTTGGAGTGGGTGCGCGACAACATCGCGCAGTTCGGCGGCGACCCCTCCAACGTCACCGTGATGGGGCAGTCGGCGGGCGCCAAGAGCGTCCTGTCGCTCTTCACCTCACCGCTCGTCCGGGAGAAGAACCTCTTCCGCCAGGGCGTGGCCATGAGCGCGTACGTGCTCCAGGAGAAGTCCCTGTCCGACGCGAAGCTCGCCGGCATGGCGTTCGCCTGGCGCAACGGGCTCGACCGGCTCCTGGCCACCGCGGAAGAGCTGCGCGCGCTGAGCCCTGAGAAGTTCTGGATGCTCCCCACGGACACCGTGAACGCGCCCAGCCCCATCTACGGCGACTCCGTCCTCCCGGAGCCCATCCGGGAGAGCTTCGAGCGCGGCTCGCAGCTCCCACTGCCGCTCATCCTCGGGAGCACGAGTGACGACTCCAGCGTGGTGTCCTCGTTCGGAATCGACCCGGGCACCATCCTCGAACGCCTGGGGGCCTTCGCCCCGGCCATCCGCCAGCTCTACCCCGACGTGGATGACGACCGGGAGATTGGCCGGCGGATGTGCCGGGACTTCGTCTTCACCGTCCTGCCTCGCATGCTGGCCTCGCGCCACGCCGCGAGCGGCGCCGCCGCCTGGCGCTACTACTTCGACTACAACGCCAGGCTGCTCGTGCCCCGGCAGCGCCTGGGCGTGCCCCATGGCGGCGAGGTGCCCTACTTCCTGGAGACGGCCGCGGACGTGCCGCCTTCGGGAGAGTTCTTCACGGACGAGGACCGCACGTTCCTTCATCAGCTCGTCGCCTCGCTGGTCCAGTTCGCGCGGACGGGCACACCCGGGCCCGTGGCTCAGGTGACGTGGGAGGGACACACCGAGACTCAAGACAGGCTGCTGAGATTGGAGGTCTCACCTCGAATGGAAGCGGACTTCGAGCGCACCATCCTGCAGGCCGCTGAGAGCCTCATTCCCATCCTGGACAGCTTCGCCAGGCCGCCACCGCCGAAGCTGCCGCGCGCCGCGTCACCGTCCACGTCCGCGAGTGGCAACGCGAGGCCGGAGCTTCGGCCGTAA